In Listeria monocytogenes, the following proteins share a genomic window:
- the rpoC gene encoding DNA-directed RNA polymerase subunit beta' yields MLDVNNFEYMKIGLASPDKIRSWSHGEVKKPETINYRTLKPERDGLFCERIFGPMKDWECSCGKYKRVRYKGVVCDRCGVEVTKSKVRRERMGHIELAAPVSHIWYFKGIPSRMGLVMDMSPRALEEIIYFASYVVTEPGDTPLEKKQLLSEREYRVYREKYGKGFSAGMGAEAIKKILADIDLEKETNDLKEELKSAQGQRRTRAIRRLEVMEAFRNSGNNPSWMVLDVLPVIPPEIRPMVQLEGGRFATSDLNDLYRRVINRNNRLKRLLDLGAPNIIVQNEKRMLQEAVDALIDNGRRGRPVTGPGNRPLKSLSHMLKGKQGRFRQNLLGKRVDYSGRSVIVVGPNLKMYQCGLPKEMALELFKPFVMKELVGRGLAHNIKSAKRKIERMAPEIWDVLEEVIREHPVLLNRAPTLHRLGIQAFEPTLVEGRAIRLHPLVCTAYNADFDGDQMAVHVPLSAEAQAEARILMLAAQNILNPKDGKPVVTPSQDMVLGNYYLTLERENAVGEGTIFKDINEAQLAYQNGYVHLHSRIAVFAGSIPNERFTDEQRKQLLITTVGKLIFNTILPKSFPYINEPTKFNLEIETPAKYFVDTTTDVRAHIAAQELIDPFKKKILGNIIAEVFKKFHITETSKMLDRMKDLGFKISTKAGMTVGIADILTLEEKHEILEKAHDTVEKITKSFRRGLITDDERYERVIGVWNAAKDEIQGKLILSLDRLNPIFMMQDSGARGNISNFTQLAGMRGLMADPSGRIVELPITSNFREGLTVLEYFISTHGARKGLTDTALKTADSGYLTRRLVDVAQDVIIREDDCGTDRGLTIKAIREGTEIIEPLEERLEGRYSRKTIRHPETKEVIARENDLITEAIATQIVDAGIEEVTIRSAFTCNTKHGVCKKCYGKNLATGTEVEVGEAVGIIAAQSIGEPGTQLTMRTFHTGGVAGDDITQGLPRIQEIFEARNPKGQAIITEVGGEVVSIEEGRDRQQEITIQGTDDRRSYNIPYTARLRVEEGTIVERGEALTEGSVDPKALIRVRDVLSVQEYLLAEVQKVYRMQGVEIGDKHVEVMVRQMLRKIRVMDTGDTNILPGTLMDIHTFTEANRDAILSGSQPATGRPVLLGITKASLETDSFLSAASFQETTRVLTDAAIKGKRDELLGLKENVILGKLVPAGTGIGRYRKLKSEVIKETAEVTDEITNI; encoded by the coding sequence TTGTTAGATGTTAATAATTTTGAGTATATGAAAATCGGTCTGGCATCTCCAGATAAAATTCGTTCATGGTCTCACGGTGAAGTAAAAAAACCTGAAACCATCAACTACAGAACGCTTAAACCTGAACGTGACGGCTTATTCTGTGAAAGAATTTTTGGACCAATGAAAGACTGGGAATGTTCTTGTGGTAAATACAAACGTGTTCGCTATAAAGGCGTAGTTTGTGACCGTTGTGGAGTAGAAGTAACGAAATCAAAAGTCCGTCGTGAACGTATGGGCCATATTGAACTCGCAGCTCCTGTTTCTCACATCTGGTACTTCAAAGGAATTCCAAGCCGTATGGGTCTTGTTATGGATATGTCCCCACGTGCATTAGAAGAAATTATCTATTTTGCATCTTACGTGGTTACAGAACCAGGCGATACTCCACTTGAAAAGAAACAACTTTTATCTGAACGTGAATACCGCGTTTACCGCGAAAAATATGGTAAAGGTTTCTCAGCTGGTATGGGCGCAGAAGCTATCAAAAAAATCTTAGCCGATATCGACTTAGAAAAAGAAACAAATGATTTAAAAGAAGAACTAAAATCTGCACAAGGTCAACGTCGTACTCGTGCGATTCGTCGTTTGGAAGTTATGGAAGCTTTCCGTAATTCCGGCAACAACCCAAGCTGGATGGTACTTGACGTGCTACCAGTTATCCCACCAGAAATTCGTCCAATGGTACAACTTGAAGGTGGCCGTTTTGCAACAAGTGATTTGAATGACTTATATCGTCGGGTAATCAACCGGAACAACCGTTTGAAACGCCTTCTTGATTTAGGTGCACCAAACATTATCGTGCAAAATGAAAAACGGATGCTACAAGAAGCTGTCGATGCTCTAATTGACAACGGTCGTCGTGGTCGTCCAGTAACAGGTCCAGGTAACCGTCCGCTTAAATCCCTTTCTCATATGCTTAAAGGGAAACAAGGTCGTTTCCGTCAAAACTTACTAGGTAAACGTGTCGATTATTCTGGTCGTTCCGTTATCGTAGTTGGACCTAACTTAAAAATGTACCAATGTGGTCTTCCCAAAGAAATGGCACTTGAATTATTCAAACCATTTGTTATGAAAGAACTAGTTGGACGCGGCTTAGCACACAACATTAAGAGCGCTAAACGTAAAATCGAACGTATGGCTCCAGAAATCTGGGATGTATTAGAAGAAGTTATCCGTGAACATCCGGTATTACTTAACCGGGCGCCTACGCTTCACAGACTTGGTATTCAAGCATTTGAACCAACGCTAGTTGAAGGTCGCGCAATCCGTCTTCACCCTCTTGTATGTACAGCTTACAACGCTGACTTTGATGGTGACCAAATGGCGGTTCACGTTCCTTTATCCGCAGAAGCACAAGCAGAAGCACGTATTTTAATGCTTGCAGCGCAAAACATTTTGAACCCTAAAGATGGTAAACCAGTTGTAACACCTTCCCAAGATATGGTGCTAGGTAACTACTACCTTACTTTAGAACGTGAAAATGCTGTCGGCGAAGGTACTATCTTCAAAGATATCAATGAAGCACAACTTGCGTATCAAAACGGCTATGTACACTTACATTCTCGTATTGCTGTATTTGCTGGCTCGATTCCAAACGAACGTTTCACTGATGAACAACGCAAACAATTATTAATTACGACTGTTGGTAAACTGATTTTCAACACAATCTTACCAAAATCGTTCCCTTATATTAATGAACCAACGAAATTCAACTTAGAAATCGAAACACCAGCTAAATATTTCGTTGATACTACAACAGATGTGCGTGCTCACATTGCGGCACAAGAGCTAATCGATCCATTCAAGAAGAAAATCCTCGGTAACATTATCGCGGAAGTCTTCAAGAAATTCCATATTACCGAAACTTCAAAAATGCTTGACCGTATGAAAGATCTTGGTTTCAAAATCTCGACTAAGGCCGGCATGACAGTAGGTATTGCGGATATCTTAACACTTGAAGAAAAACATGAAATTCTTGAAAAAGCACATGATACAGTTGAAAAAATCACTAAATCATTCCGTCGTGGTTTGATTACAGATGATGAAAGATACGAACGCGTTATCGGTGTATGGAATGCTGCCAAAGACGAAATCCAAGGAAAACTGATCTTGAGTTTGGATCGCTTAAACCCAATCTTCATGATGCAAGATTCCGGAGCTCGTGGTAACATTTCCAACTTTACACAGCTAGCTGGTATGCGTGGACTGATGGCTGACCCATCCGGACGTATCGTAGAATTGCCGATCACATCTAACTTCCGTGAAGGTTTAACGGTCTTAGAGTACTTCATTTCTACCCATGGTGCGCGTAAAGGTCTTACCGATACAGCCCTTAAAACAGCCGATTCCGGTTACCTTACTCGTCGTCTTGTTGACGTGGCTCAAGATGTTATCATTCGTGAAGACGATTGTGGCACTGACCGCGGTCTTACAATTAAGGCTATTCGTGAAGGTACTGAAATCATCGAACCACTTGAAGAACGTCTGGAAGGTCGTTATTCTCGTAAAACAATTCGTCACCCAGAAACAAAAGAAGTTATTGCACGTGAAAATGACTTAATTACAGAAGCAATTGCCACTCAAATCGTTGACGCTGGTATTGAAGAAGTAACTATCCGTTCTGCATTCACATGTAATACAAAACACGGCGTATGTAAAAAATGTTATGGTAAAAACTTGGCAACTGGTACAGAAGTCGAAGTTGGAGAAGCAGTTGGTATCATCGCTGCCCAATCTATCGGGGAGCCAGGAACTCAGCTTACTATGCGTACTTTCCATACAGGTGGGGTTGCCGGAGACGATATCACGCAAGGTCTTCCACGTATTCAAGAAATCTTTGAAGCACGTAATCCGAAAGGGCAAGCTATCATCACTGAAGTTGGCGGTGAAGTTGTTTCTATCGAAGAAGGTCGTGATCGTCAACAAGAAATCACTATCCAAGGTACAGATGACCGCCGTTCTTACAACATTCCTTACACTGCTCGCCTGCGTGTAGAAGAAGGAACTATCGTAGAACGTGGGGAAGCTCTAACTGAAGGTTCTGTGGATCCTAAAGCCTTGATTCGTGTTCGTGACGTATTATCCGTTCAAGAATATCTACTTGCAGAAGTACAAAAAGTTTACCGTATGCAAGGGGTAGAAATTGGCGATAAACACGTTGAAGTAATGGTTCGTCAAATGTTACGTAAAATCCGCGTAATGGATACTGGTGATACAAACATCTTACCAGGTACATTAATGGATATTCATACGTTTACAGAAGCCAACCGCGATGCTATCTTAAGTGGTAGCCAACCAGCAACAGGTCGTCCAGTTCTTCTAGGGATCACAAAAGCTTCCCTTGAAACTGACTCCTTCTTGTCTGCTGCATCATTCCAAGAAACAACTCGTGTCTTGACAGATGCTGCAATCAAAGGAAAACGTGACGAACTTCTAGGACTTAAAGAAAATGTTATCCTAGGTAAACTTGTTCCAGCTGGTACAGGTATTGGTCGTTACCGCAAACTGAAATCCGAAGTTATCAAGGAAACAGCTGAAGTAACTGACGAAATCACAAATATTTAA
- a CDS encoding HAD family hydrolase — translation MITHVIWDMGETLNTVPNTRYDHHPLDTYPEVVLRKNAKETLEKVKQLGFKQAILSNTATSDTEVIKRVLTNFDIIDYFDFIYASNSELQPGKMEKPDKTIFDFTLNALQIDKTEAVMVGNTFESDIIGANRAGIHAIWLQNPEVCLQDERLPLVAPPFVIPVWDLADVPEALLLLKKISS, via the coding sequence TTGATTACACATGTTATTTGGGATATGGGCGAAACATTAAATACCGTACCAAACACAAGATACGACCATCACCCTCTCGATACTTATCCAGAAGTAGTGCTACGGAAAAATGCCAAAGAAACGCTTGAAAAAGTGAAACAACTCGGATTCAAACAAGCAATCCTCAGCAACACTGCAACAAGTGACACAGAAGTAATTAAACGAGTACTAACCAATTTCGATATCATCGATTATTTTGACTTCATTTACGCATCTAATTCCGAGTTACAACCAGGGAAAATGGAAAAGCCAGACAAAACTATTTTTGATTTCACACTAAATGCCCTTCAAATTGATAAAACGGAAGCGGTCATGGTTGGGAATACATTTGAAAGTGATATTATTGGCGCAAATCGTGCGGGAATCCATGCCATATGGCTCCAAAATCCAGAAGTCTGCCTGCAAGATGAGCGCCTGCCTCTTGTCGCGCCGCCATTTGTTATCCCAGTTTGGGACTTAGCCGATGTTCCCGAAGCCCTTTTATTATTAAAGAAAATTTCTTCTTGA
- the gtfA gene encoding sucrose phosphorylase: protein MQIKNKAMLITYSDSLGKNMEELSKVMETYFEDAIGGIHLLPFFPSTGDRGFAPSDYTTVDSDLGSWEMIEKLGEKYYLMFDFMINHISRESLFFQDFKKEHLNSKYKDMFIRINDFFPPGRPNEKDLDLIYKRKDKAPFQEVEFADGETELVWNTFGEEQIDLDVTAEVTKEFIRQTIKNMAAHGCSILRLDAFAYAIKKLDTNDFFVEPEIWDLLDEVKAEAAKYDMELLPEIHEHYSIQMKIANHDYYIYDFALPMVMLYSLYSGRVERLAKWLEMSPMKQFTTLDTHDGIGVVDARDLLTDEELDYTSAELYKIGANVKKIYSSEKYNNLDIYQINSTYYSALGDDDKSYLLARVIQCFAPGIPQIYYVGLLAGKNDIDLLEETKEGRNINRHYYTIDEIKNEVKRPVVKALCNLLRFRNTSEAFDLEGSIEIETPSSNEIVIIRKNKTNKITATLKANLSTKTFQISENERNILI, encoded by the coding sequence TTGCAAATTAAAAATAAAGCTATGTTAATTACTTATTCTGATAGTTTAGGGAAAAATATGGAAGAATTATCCAAGGTGATGGAAACTTACTTTGAAGATGCTATTGGTGGAATTCACTTATTACCGTTCTTTCCATCCACTGGAGATCGAGGGTTTGCGCCAAGTGATTACACAACAGTAGATAGCGACCTAGGCTCTTGGGAGATGATCGAGAAATTAGGCGAAAAGTATTATTTAATGTTTGATTTTATGATTAATCACATTTCTCGCGAATCACTCTTCTTTCAAGATTTTAAAAAAGAACATTTAAACTCAAAGTATAAAGATATGTTTATTCGTATCAATGATTTCTTTCCTCCGGGTAGACCAAATGAAAAAGACTTAGATTTAATTTATAAGAGAAAAGATAAGGCGCCTTTTCAAGAAGTTGAATTTGCTGATGGGGAAACGGAATTAGTTTGGAATACTTTTGGGGAAGAACAAATTGATTTAGATGTGACAGCCGAAGTTACAAAAGAATTTATTCGTCAAACGATAAAAAATATGGCTGCACATGGTTGTTCTATTTTGCGTCTTGATGCCTTTGCTTATGCAATTAAAAAATTAGATACAAATGATTTTTTTGTAGAACCGGAAATTTGGGATTTACTGGATGAAGTGAAAGCAGAAGCGGCCAAATATGATATGGAATTATTACCAGAAATTCATGAACATTATTCCATCCAAATGAAAATCGCGAACCATGATTATTATATCTATGATTTTGCGTTACCCATGGTGATGCTGTACTCGTTATATAGTGGCCGAGTGGAACGTTTAGCTAAATGGTTAGAAATGAGTCCGATGAAGCAATTTACTACTTTAGATACGCATGATGGCATTGGCGTTGTGGATGCACGCGATTTATTAACAGATGAGGAACTCGATTATACTTCAGCAGAATTATACAAAATAGGAGCTAATGTTAAAAAGATATATTCCTCTGAAAAATATAATAACCTGGATATTTATCAAATTAACAGTACCTATTATAGTGCTTTGGGTGACGATGACAAAAGTTACTTGCTGGCGAGAGTAATTCAATGTTTTGCGCCGGGGATTCCGCAAATTTATTATGTCGGTTTACTTGCTGGCAAAAATGATATTGACCTTTTAGAAGAAACGAAAGAAGGTCGTAATATTAATCGTCATTACTACACAATAGATGAAATTAAAAATGAAGTAAAAAGACCAGTTGTTAAAGCGTTGTGCAATTTGCTGAGATTTAGAAATACTTCTGAAGCATTTGATTTGGAAGGAAGTATAGAAATTGAGACACCTAGCTCAAATGAAATCGTTATTATTCGTAAAAACAAAACAAATAAAATTACAGCGACATTAAAAGCGAATTTAAGTACTAAAACATTCCAAATCAGCGAAAATGAAAGGAATATTTTAATTTAA
- the rpoB gene encoding DNA-directed RNA polymerase subunit beta, with product MSGHSGHDVKYGRHRTRRSFARISEVLELPNLIEIQTASYQWFLDEGLREMFRDISPIEDFAGNLSLEFIDYDLGEPKYSVEESKNRDANYAAPLRVKLRLINKETGEVKDQEVFMGDFPLMTEMGTFIINGAERVIVSQLVRSPGVYFNGKLDKNGKKGFGSTVIPNRGAWLEYETDAKDVVHVRIDRTRKLPVTVLLRALGFGSDQEIIDLIGDNDYLRNTLEKDNTDNAEKALLEIYERLRPGEPPTVDNARSLLVSRFFDPKRYDLASVGRYKINKKLHLKNRLFNQTLAETLVDPETGEIIASKGDILDRRNLDQIIPNLENGVGFRTLRPTDGVMEDSVLVQSIKIYAPNDDEKEINIIGNAYIEENVKHITPSDIISSISYFFNLLHGVGDTDDIDHLGNRRLRSVGELLQNQFRIGLSRMERVVRERMSIQDMTTITPQQLINIRPVVASIKEFFGSSQLSQFMDQTNPLGELTHKRRLSALGPGGLTRERAGYEVRDVHYSHYGRMCPIETPEGPNIGLINSLSSFAKVNKFGFIETPYRRVDPETNRVTDKIDYLTADEEDNYVVAQANSKLDEQGTFTEEEVMARFRSENLAVEKERIDYMDVSPKQVVSVATACIPFLENDDSNRALMGANMQRQAVPLMHPEAPFVGTGMEHVSAKDSGAAVTAKHDGIVEHVEAREIWVRRVSLVDGKEVTGGIDKYTLRKFVRSNQGTCYNQRPNVAEGDRVVKGEILGNGPSMDSGELALGRNVLVAFMTWDGYNYEDAIIMSERLVKDDVYTSIHIEEFESEARDTKLGPEEMTRDIPNVGEDALRDLDERGIIRVGAEVKDNDLLVGKVTPKGVTELTAEERLLHAIFGEKAREVRDTSLRVPHGGGGIVLDVKIFTREAGDELPPGVNQLVRVYIVQKRKIHEGDKMAGRHGNKGVISRILPEEDMPFMPDGTPVDIMLNPLGVPSRMNIGQVLELHLGMAARALGIHVATPVFDGANEEDVWSTVEEAGMARDAKTILYDGRSGEAFDNRISVGVMYMIKLAHMVDDKLHARSTGPYSLVTQQPLGGKAQFGGQRFGEMEVWALEAYGAAYTLQEILTIKSDDVVGRVKTYEAIVKGESVPEPGVPESFKVLIKELQSLGMDVKMLSADEEEIEMRDMDDDDFTNQNDAFNIVQPENAAAEKTE from the coding sequence TTGTCAGGACATTCAGGACATGATGTAAAATATGGACGGCATCGTACGCGTAGAAGTTTTGCGCGAATCAGTGAAGTACTTGAATTACCAAACTTAATTGAGATTCAAACAGCTTCTTACCAATGGTTCTTAGATGAAGGGCTACGTGAGATGTTCCGCGATATTTCGCCAATTGAGGATTTTGCGGGTAATTTATCTTTAGAATTCATTGATTACGATCTTGGAGAACCGAAATACTCGGTAGAAGAATCTAAGAACCGTGATGCAAACTATGCGGCTCCACTACGCGTGAAGTTGCGCCTAATCAACAAAGAAACCGGCGAAGTAAAAGACCAAGAAGTATTTATGGGTGATTTCCCACTAATGACTGAAATGGGTACGTTCATTATTAATGGGGCAGAACGTGTTATCGTTTCCCAATTAGTTCGTTCTCCAGGTGTTTACTTCAATGGAAAACTAGACAAAAATGGTAAAAAAGGCTTTGGTTCTACTGTCATCCCTAACCGTGGGGCTTGGCTTGAGTATGAAACAGATGCTAAAGACGTTGTACACGTTCGTATTGACCGTACACGTAAATTACCAGTAACTGTTTTACTTCGTGCACTAGGCTTTGGTTCCGATCAAGAAATTATTGATTTAATCGGGGACAATGACTACTTGCGCAACACGCTTGAAAAAGACAACACTGACAATGCTGAAAAAGCACTTCTAGAAATTTACGAAAGATTACGTCCGGGTGAACCCCCAACAGTTGATAACGCTAGAAGCTTACTAGTTTCTCGTTTCTTTGATCCAAAACGCTACGATCTTGCAAGCGTTGGACGTTATAAAATCAACAAAAAATTACATCTAAAAAACCGTCTATTCAACCAAACATTAGCAGAAACTTTAGTGGATCCAGAAACTGGTGAAATTATCGCTTCTAAAGGTGACATTTTGGATCGTCGTAATTTAGATCAAATTATTCCTAATTTAGAAAACGGTGTAGGTTTCCGCACACTTCGTCCAACTGATGGAGTTATGGAAGATAGCGTACTCGTTCAATCTATTAAAATCTACGCACCAAATGATGACGAAAAAGAAATCAACATCATTGGTAACGCGTATATTGAAGAAAATGTAAAACACATCACGCCTTCTGATATTATTTCATCCATTAGCTACTTCTTTAACTTGCTACATGGTGTTGGCGATACAGATGACATCGATCACCTAGGTAATCGTCGTCTTCGTTCTGTTGGTGAACTTTTACAAAACCAATTCCGTATCGGTTTATCCCGTATGGAACGTGTAGTTCGTGAGCGTATGTCTATTCAAGATATGACTACAATTACACCACAACAATTGATTAATATTCGCCCAGTAGTTGCTTCTATTAAAGAATTCTTTGGTAGCTCGCAGTTATCTCAGTTCATGGATCAAACAAATCCACTTGGCGAACTTACGCATAAACGTCGTCTTTCAGCGCTTGGACCTGGTGGTTTGACGCGTGAACGTGCTGGTTATGAAGTACGTGACGTGCATTACTCTCACTATGGTCGTATGTGTCCGATTGAAACGCCAGAGGGACCAAACATTGGTTTGATTAACTCCCTTTCTTCCTTTGCGAAGGTAAATAAATTCGGCTTTATCGAAACGCCTTACCGCCGCGTAGATCCTGAAACAAACCGTGTTACTGATAAGATTGATTATCTAACTGCGGATGAAGAGGATAATTACGTAGTAGCGCAAGCGAACTCGAAATTAGACGAACAAGGTACTTTCACAGAAGAAGAAGTTATGGCTCGTTTCCGTTCAGAAAACTTAGCGGTAGAAAAAGAACGTATTGACTACATGGACGTATCGCCTAAACAGGTTGTATCTGTTGCGACAGCATGTATTCCGTTCCTTGAAAACGATGATAGTAACCGTGCGCTAATGGGAGCGAACATGCAACGTCAAGCAGTTCCTCTTATGCACCCTGAAGCTCCATTTGTTGGAACAGGTATGGAACACGTATCTGCAAAAGACTCTGGTGCTGCTGTAACTGCCAAACATGACGGTATTGTAGAACACGTTGAAGCTCGCGAAATCTGGGTTCGTCGTGTATCTCTAGTGGATGGCAAAGAAGTAACTGGCGGAATTGATAAATATACATTACGTAAATTTGTTCGTTCTAACCAAGGTACTTGTTATAACCAACGTCCAAACGTAGCAGAAGGTGACCGCGTTGTTAAAGGAGAAATCCTTGGTAACGGTCCATCAATGGATTCCGGTGAACTTGCTCTTGGTCGTAACGTACTAGTTGCGTTCATGACTTGGGATGGTTATAACTACGAGGATGCGATCATCATGAGTGAACGTCTTGTAAAAGATGACGTTTATACTTCGATTCATATTGAAGAATTTGAATCAGAAGCTCGTGATACAAAACTCGGACCTGAAGAAATGACTCGTGATATTCCAAATGTTGGGGAAGATGCTTTACGCGACCTTGACGAACGTGGAATTATCCGTGTCGGTGCTGAAGTAAAAGACAACGACCTTCTAGTTGGTAAAGTAACACCAAAAGGAGTTACCGAATTAACTGCAGAAGAACGTTTATTACACGCTATCTTTGGTGAAAAAGCACGTGAAGTTCGCGATACTTCATTACGTGTACCTCATGGCGGCGGCGGAATCGTGCTTGACGTGAAGATCTTTACACGTGAAGCAGGCGACGAACTACCACCTGGTGTAAACCAATTAGTACGTGTTTATATTGTACAAAAACGTAAAATCCACGAAGGCGATAAAATGGCCGGACGTCACGGTAACAAAGGGGTTATCTCCCGTATTTTACCTGAAGAAGATATGCCATTTATGCCAGACGGAACACCTGTTGATATCATGCTTAACCCACTAGGGGTACCATCTCGTATGAATATCGGACAAGTACTTGAGCTACACTTAGGTATGGCTGCTCGTGCTTTAGGAATTCACGTTGCAACACCAGTATTTGATGGTGCGAATGAAGAAGACGTTTGGAGCACAGTGGAAGAAGCTGGTATGGCCCGTGATGCGAAAACAATTCTTTATGACGGACGTTCTGGTGAAGCATTTGATAACCGTATCTCTGTAGGTGTAATGTACATGATCAAACTTGCCCACATGGTTGATGATAAACTTCATGCGCGTTCAACTGGACCTTACTCTCTAGTAACGCAACAACCGCTTGGTGGTAAAGCACAATTTGGTGGACAACGTTTTGGTGAGATGGAAGTATGGGCACTGGAAGCTTATGGTGCTGCTTATACACTTCAAGAAATCCTAACGATTAAATCCGATGACGTGGTTGGTCGTGTGAAAACTTACGAAGCGATTGTTAAAGGCGAAAGCGTTCCAGAACCTGGTGTGCCAGAATCCTTCAAAGTACTCATCAAAGAGCTTCAAAGTCTTGGAATGGATGTTAAAATGCTTTCCGCAGACGAAGAAGAAATCGAGATGCGTGACATGGATGATGACGACTTTACTAATCAAAATGATGCCTTCAATATCGTACAACCGGAAAATGCAGCCGCTGAAAAGACTGAGTAA
- a CDS encoding glycoside hydrolase family 1 protein, translating into MTEVKKQFPKGFLWGGATAANQVEGAYDVDGKGLSTADMVKFIPKEERTKDLELDVSKAEIEAIIAGKVEGRFPKRDGVDFYHHYKEDIALFAEMGFKTFRLSLNWARIFPNGDDKEPNEKGLEFYDKVFDELLKYDIEPLVTLSHYETPLNLTLKYNGWADRRVIGFFTNYAETVFKRYKNKVKYWLTFNEINVISLSAYTGGGVLLEDAKNPLELSYQAGHHQFVASALATKLAHEIIPGSQVGCMLARMATYPATNNPDDILKAQYENQQNLFFTDVHARGEYPSYMNRFFQENDIHIVKEVGDDEILKAHTVDFISFSYYMSLSATASPEGDRSAGNLMGGVKNEYLESSDWGWQIDPKGLRWTLNDLYSRYELPLFIVENGLGAYDTVEEDGKIHDDYRIDYLRKHIEQMKEAIADGVDLIGYTSWGPIDLVSASTSEMSKRYGFIYVDQDDWGKGTLERSRKDSFFWYKKVIETNGEDLD; encoded by the coding sequence ATGACTGAAGTGAAAAAACAATTTCCAAAAGGATTTTTATGGGGTGGAGCAACTGCTGCGAACCAAGTTGAAGGCGCTTACGATGTAGATGGTAAAGGCCTTTCCACAGCAGATATGGTCAAATTTATTCCGAAAGAAGAACGCACGAAAGACCTTGAACTAGACGTATCTAAAGCAGAAATCGAAGCAATTATCGCAGGGAAAGTAGAGGGTAGATTCCCTAAACGTGATGGCGTTGATTTTTATCACCACTATAAAGAAGACATCGCATTATTTGCCGAAATGGGCTTTAAAACATTCCGACTATCACTAAACTGGGCGCGTATTTTCCCGAACGGTGATGACAAAGAGCCGAATGAAAAAGGCCTTGAATTTTATGATAAAGTGTTTGATGAATTATTAAAATATGACATTGAGCCACTTGTGACACTTTCTCACTATGAAACGCCACTAAATCTTACTTTAAAATATAACGGCTGGGCTGATCGTCGCGTTATCGGATTTTTCACGAACTACGCGGAAACAGTTTTCAAACGTTATAAAAACAAAGTAAAATATTGGTTAACTTTTAACGAAATCAATGTTATTTCACTTAGCGCATACACTGGTGGTGGCGTACTTTTAGAAGACGCGAAAAACCCACTTGAACTTTCTTACCAAGCAGGACATCATCAATTCGTAGCCAGTGCACTTGCAACAAAATTGGCGCATGAAATTATTCCTGGATCACAAGTTGGTTGTATGTTAGCGCGTATGGCGACTTATCCTGCTACTAACAACCCAGATGATATCCTAAAAGCACAATACGAAAATCAACAAAATCTATTTTTCACAGACGTTCATGCTCGCGGTGAATATCCAAGCTACATGAACCGTTTCTTCCAAGAAAACGACATTCACATCGTAAAAGAAGTTGGTGACGACGAAATCTTAAAAGCACATACCGTTGATTTCATTTCATTCAGCTATTACATGTCCCTATCCGCAACAGCTAGCCCAGAAGGCGACCGCTCTGCCGGGAACTTAATGGGTGGCGTGAAAAACGAATACTTGGAGTCGTCCGATTGGGGTTGGCAAATTGACCCTAAAGGCTTACGCTGGACACTAAATGATCTTTATAGCCGCTACGAATTACCACTTTTCATCGTGGAAAATGGCTTAGGTGCTTATGATACAGTGGAAGAAGACGGCAAAATCCATGACGATTACCGCATTGACTACCTGCGCAAACACATCGAACAAATGAAAGAAGCAATTGCTGACGGCGTAGATTTAATTGGATACACAAGCTGGGGACCTATCGACCTAGTAAGTGCCTCCACAAGCGAAATGTCCAAACGTTACGGCTTCATCTACGTAGACCAAGATGACTGGGGCAAAGGAACATTAGAACGCTCCCGCAAAGATTCATTCTTCTGGTATAAAAAAGTAATTGAAACAAATGGTGAAGATTTAGATTAA